In a genomic window of Methanosarcina horonobensis HB-1 = JCM 15518:
- a CDS encoding carboxypeptidase regulatory-like domain-containing protein — MKTKIVICSLLLLCLLAVPGSAWEMTGWGHSNDESMEDAFVLVTSGCSVGLYGHQQTFYIPAMSKNTPKAFGIEQDFQDGYLGFTVQASYSVYTSNWDTGCTVSLYNSSGVKVLDNLGPGSYYTYNKDNPIPCRYELIKNAYGTGWDLYRNGVFLDSESYLVSSPGEITKIVLTFSSVNSGCNIHVYDLCTSPAVVGCDESFETLDEYQYFTIGHPFPSDCYWFVNVYNPSGSIIQTNNITITNIEYSIENDLITTGGTYSIRLFQHDNLSNNNYFYASRIFTYDKPSGCSITLDKEQYAPGDQMQIFTYMPAYSSGYKVSVSYRTSSGLTAYTYDVTSADYTKSWPLPSAAQGGSFFAYLRDPYDNVVAYDSFYISVPLGTTSLTLDKSTYEKNDTVKISYKYLPDNSDITLQLRSGSTNVYTESWRDLSGSGVISFNISGKAVDSIYVKAVTPVAGGTNTLLAEAYAKILSGNGFISGKVYDSSTNSPISGATIYIGGSSAVTNALGYYEMTTLTGTQPVSIVCDGYNQYTGNVQLYSLSTSKNFYLVKTISTGSNTLYGTVTDYYTGAPLTNAYVQIKNGSTTYSMLTHSKTGNYLFDQEGLSGSWEVTVTKTGYDTHTRTVTISGDTYLSIKLVPINGSSIPDDDSSSGSSGSSTDRPGREAARESMKEFEALAPGLISLVVIKVIKELMK, encoded by the coding sequence GTGAAGACAAAAATAGTAATTTGCTCCTTGCTGTTGCTTTGCCTGCTGGCTGTTCCTGGTTCAGCTTGGGAAATGACAGGTTGGGGTCACTCAAATGATGAAAGTATGGAAGATGCCTTCGTGCTTGTAACTTCAGGGTGCTCAGTAGGTCTCTATGGACATCAGCAAACGTTTTATATTCCGGCTATGTCAAAAAATACTCCTAAAGCTTTCGGAATTGAACAGGACTTTCAAGATGGTTATTTGGGTTTCACAGTTCAGGCGTCATATTCGGTGTACACATCAAATTGGGATACTGGATGTACTGTTTCTTTGTATAACTCATCAGGTGTTAAGGTTTTAGATAACTTGGGTCCTGGAAGTTATTACACTTATAACAAAGACAACCCCATACCGTGCAGGTATGAACTTATAAAAAATGCTTATGGAACTGGATGGGATCTATACAGGAATGGGGTTTTCTTAGATTCAGAAAGTTATCTTGTTTCGAGTCCAGGCGAAATAACAAAAATAGTTTTAACCTTCAGTTCAGTTAATTCAGGATGCAATATACACGTTTATGATTTATGCACCTCTCCCGCTGTTGTAGGTTGTGATGAATCATTCGAGACTTTAGACGAATATCAATATTTTACTATCGGTCATCCATTTCCGTCAGATTGTTATTGGTTTGTCAATGTTTACAACCCCTCTGGTTCAATAATACAAACAAACAATATTACAATTACAAACATTGAATATTCAATTGAAAATGACCTAATAACAACGGGCGGCACCTATTCTATCAGGCTTTTCCAGCATGACAACCTCTCAAATAATAATTATTTCTATGCTTCGCGAATCTTTACATATGATAAACCCTCTGGCTGCTCTATAACTCTAGATAAAGAACAGTACGCACCCGGCGACCAAATGCAGATTTTTACCTATATGCCAGCTTATTCTTCTGGGTATAAAGTATCAGTCTCTTACAGGACATCTTCAGGACTTACAGCTTATACTTATGATGTCACTTCAGCAGATTACACAAAATCGTGGCCTCTTCCTTCTGCAGCTCAGGGAGGTTCCTTTTTTGCATATCTCAGAGATCCTTATGATAATGTCGTAGCTTACGATTCCTTTTATATCTCTGTTCCGCTTGGGACTACTTCATTAACTCTTGATAAATCGACTTATGAAAAGAATGACACCGTAAAAATATCTTATAAGTATCTCCCTGATAATTCTGATATTACTCTCCAGCTTCGTTCAGGCTCAACAAATGTATATACTGAATCATGGAGGGACCTCTCAGGATCAGGAGTAATATCTTTTAATATCTCTGGAAAGGCAGTAGATTCTATTTATGTAAAAGCTGTTACTCCAGTGGCAGGGGGGACTAATACTCTCCTTGCCGAAGCTTACGCAAAAATCCTTTCCGGAAACGGCTTTATCAGTGGGAAAGTATACGACAGTTCAACAAATTCCCCCATCTCAGGAGCCACAATTTATATCGGCGGTTCCTCAGCAGTAACCAACGCTCTTGGATATTACGAAATGACGACCTTAACAGGTACTCAGCCTGTGAGCATCGTCTGTGATGGATACAACCAGTATACAGGAAACGTTCAACTTTATTCTCTCTCTACTTCTAAAAACTTCTATCTGGTAAAAACAATATCGACAGGCTCTAACACACTATACGGAACCGTAACTGATTATTATACAGGAGCTCCTCTTACTAATGCCTACGTTCAGATAAAAAACGGCTCCACTACTTACAGCATGTTAACTCATTCTAAAACAGGTAATTATCTTTTCGATCAGGAAGGATTATCTGGCTCATGGGAAGTCACAGTCACAAAAACAGGATATGACACTCATACCAGGACTGTAACAATATCAGGAGACACTTACCTTTCAATAAAATTGGTACCTATTAATGGTTCTTCTATCCCTGATGATGATAGTTCTTCTGGATCCTCTGGTAGTTCTACAGACCGCCCGGGAAGGGAGGCAGCCAGAGAATCAATGAAAGAATTTGAAGCCCTTGCACCTGGACTTATCAGCCTGGTTGTCATCAAAGTCATTAAGGAGCTAATGAAATGA
- a CDS encoding AAA family ATPase, with protein sequence MSPCRIIVPESCNVKTEFFDPDNQFDIEIVKFSNYTDMWHLLDRDRINIISVFPYLSDPALVGPTTAKIFKVLVREAKKYNIIPKNTTKGNRSPPIALFIDELHNIAPSRGQGLADQDGAGAIIQLNAEQLRSRKIRLIGSTHGWRKLRPGLRVSFQWLVIQRGANFPSAEQPKLSRFNREFEKLQPGWAMIVFPNRVFTDKIKLPFYGRPDESIGYVWYIGEIHAKKRKPSTNKTDISELAAVIAEAIRAGGQSNAVI encoded by the coding sequence ATGTCTCCCTGCAGGATAATAGTACCTGAGTCCTGCAATGTTAAGACGGAGTTCTTTGACCCGGATAACCAGTTTGATATTGAGATAGTCAAATTCTCAAACTATACCGATATGTGGCACCTGCTGGACAGGGACAGGATAAACATTATCTCGGTATTTCCTTACCTCTCAGATCCGGCTCTCGTAGGTCCTACTACAGCTAAAATCTTTAAGGTCCTGGTCCGGGAAGCAAAAAAATACAATATCATACCAAAGAACACAACAAAAGGAAACAGGTCCCCGCCAATAGCTCTGTTTATTGACGAACTGCATAACATAGCCCCTAGCAGAGGGCAAGGCCTTGCAGATCAGGACGGAGCAGGGGCAATTATACAGCTGAATGCAGAACAGTTAAGGAGCCGTAAAATCCGTTTGATAGGCAGTACTCATGGCTGGCGAAAACTGCGACCTGGTCTCAGGGTTTCTTTTCAATGGCTTGTAATCCAGAGGGGGGCGAATTTTCCAAGCGCAGAGCAGCCAAAACTAAGCAGGTTTAACAGGGAGTTTGAAAAACTTCAGCCAGGATGGGCTATGATTGTGTTTCCTAACAGGGTATTCACGGATAAAATAAAACTCCCATTTTATGGCAGGCCTGACGAGTCAATAGGTTATGTATGGTACATAGGGGAAATACACGCAAAAAAGCGTAAACCATCAACCAACAAAACTGATATCTCAGAACTAGCTGCAGTAATTGCTGAAGCAATAAGAGCAGGCGGGCAATCTAATGCCGTTATTTAA